From Gammaproteobacteria bacterium, a single genomic window includes:
- a CDS encoding pentapeptide repeat-containing protein, translating into MLQNFEDGLVILPGTEIITDRNFTNLDWSEIEHLGLTFKNCYISHSNFSGCKLDNITLENCTLINCNFEKSSIQDSYFQDCLLYDKDQQIGCNFNLASLNGSKFDRCDISMTNFRRANLFQLSINECKAQGCNFEFANFANIVSRNIVFSCAQLTKTDFKYSNFEGVYLEKCDLSESKFACVNFSKANLEEADLTLTEFAPSEYDGLSIFKADMRNADIRNIDIQKLDFSGVKISEWQQDVFIEGLGLIVC; encoded by the coding sequence ATGTTACAAAATTTTGAAGATGGTTTAGTGATTCTCCCCGGAACAGAAATAATCACAGACAGAAATTTTACTAATTTAGATTGGTCTGAGATAGAACATTTAGGGCTTACTTTCAAAAACTGTTATATATCTCATTCCAATTTTTCTGGCTGCAAGCTAGATAACATTACCCTTGAAAACTGTACTTTAATAAATTGCAATTTTGAAAAATCAAGTATCCAAGATAGTTATTTCCAAGATTGTCTTCTTTACGATAAAGATCAGCAAATTGGTTGTAACTTTAATTTAGCTTCGTTAAATGGCAGCAAGTTTGATCGGTGCGATATTTCAATGACCAATTTCAGACGAGCAAATTTATTTCAACTATCAATCAATGAATGCAAAGCACAAGGGTGTAACTTCGAATTTGCAAACTTTGCAAATATAGTAAGCCGAAATATTGTGTTTAGCTGTGCTCAACTCACGAAAACTGATTTCAAATATTCAAATTTTGAAGGTGTTTATCTAGAAAAATGTGATTTATCAGAAAGCAAATTCGCGTGTGTCAATTTTTCAAAAGCAAATCTAGAGGAAGCAGACCTTACTCTTACTGAGTTCGCACCTAGCGAATACGATGGCTTATCAATATTTAAAGCGGATATGAGAAATGCTGACATTCGAAATATTGATATTCAAAAATTAGATTTTTCGGGAGTCAAAATTTCTGAATGGCAACAAGATGTATTTATTGAAGGGCTAGGACTAATTGTTTGCTAA